A window of Lysobacter terrestris contains these coding sequences:
- a CDS encoding BatD family protein encodes MLLALPALAQTRAWVDRDSIAANETVTLNIRTDGMARPDYDPLQRDFSVSGRSSRTEMDGSGVHSLYAVALQPRRAGRLVIPALQVGNARTQPILLQVEAASAPALARAGDDVFIESEADAASPYVQQTVGWVVRLYSAAPLVSGQLDQPAPDGAALQQVGEDVRFTRDVAGRRYEVIERRYQLVPERSGALTIPGAVFEGRGTGGFFEELFGDRGGALSARAPTRVLQVQAAPANAPQPWLPLRSLQLRYTSTPRDLRAGSAGGVVIEAVADGATAAQMPELQLPAIDGVQVFADPVQADETFREGRPRVKLTRRFALVPSQAGAVTLPGLRIDWWDVLAGSRRTATLPPISWNVTDAGGAAGAGAAATDTAATPIARAAARAGLGRAGLARGWVLATLLFAALWLLTLLWALHQRAHHGSHRVQARASGASDTAATPSAHTLADLRCALETGDLGDVGDTLRLMATPPARDVDELLQRLDDPAQRDAVAALQRARWGNGDGARARQALRNAFAKGPKWRRVAASAPALLPPLYPE; translated from the coding sequence ATGCTGCTGGCATTGCCCGCGCTGGCGCAGACACGCGCGTGGGTCGATCGCGACAGCATCGCCGCGAACGAAACGGTGACGCTGAACATCCGCACCGACGGCATGGCGCGTCCGGACTACGACCCGTTGCAACGCGACTTCAGCGTCAGCGGGCGCAGCAGCCGCACCGAAATGGACGGCAGCGGCGTGCACAGCCTGTATGCGGTCGCGCTGCAACCGCGCCGCGCCGGGCGCCTGGTGATACCCGCGTTGCAGGTCGGCAACGCGCGCACCCAGCCGATCCTGCTGCAGGTGGAAGCCGCCAGCGCGCCGGCGTTGGCCCGTGCCGGCGACGACGTCTTCATCGAGAGCGAAGCCGACGCCGCCAGTCCCTACGTGCAGCAGACCGTGGGCTGGGTCGTGCGCCTGTATTCGGCGGCGCCGCTGGTGTCGGGGCAGCTCGACCAGCCCGCGCCCGACGGCGCCGCGCTGCAGCAGGTGGGCGAGGACGTGCGCTTCACGCGCGACGTGGCGGGGCGGCGTTATGAAGTCATCGAACGCCGCTACCAACTGGTGCCCGAGCGCAGCGGTGCGCTGACGATTCCCGGTGCCGTCTTCGAGGGGCGCGGTACCGGCGGCTTCTTCGAGGAACTGTTCGGCGACCGCGGTGGTGCGCTCAGTGCGCGCGCGCCCACGCGGGTGCTGCAGGTGCAGGCGGCGCCGGCGAACGCGCCGCAACCGTGGTTGCCGTTGCGCTCGCTGCAGTTGCGTTACACGAGCACGCCGCGCGACCTGCGCGCGGGCAGCGCCGGCGGCGTGGTCATCGAAGCCGTGGCCGATGGCGCGACCGCCGCGCAGATGCCCGAGCTGCAGTTGCCGGCGATCGATGGCGTGCAGGTCTTCGCCGATCCCGTGCAGGCCGACGAGACCTTCCGCGAAGGCCGGCCGCGGGTGAAGCTGACGCGGCGCTTCGCCCTGGTGCCGTCGCAGGCCGGCGCGGTGACGCTGCCGGGCCTGCGCATCGACTGGTGGGACGTGCTGGCCGGGAGCCGGCGTACCGCGACGCTGCCGCCGATTTCCTGGAACGTCACGGATGCCGGCGGCGCCGCGGGTGCAGGCGCCGCCGCGACGGACACGGCCGCGACGCCCATCGCGCGCGCGGCGGCGCGCGCCGGCCTGGGGCGCGCCGGTCTGGCGCGGGGCTGGGTGCTGGCGACGTTGCTGTTCGCCGCGTTGTGGCTGCTCACCCTGCTGTGGGCGCTGCACCAGCGCGCACACCACGGCAGCCATCGCGTGCAGGCACGTGCGTCCGGGGCGAGCGATACCGCAGCAACGCCATCCGCGCACACGCTGGCTGACCTGCGCTGCGCGCTCGAAACGGGCGACCTCGGCGATGTCGGCGACACCTTGCGGCTGATGGCGACGCCGCCCGCGCGCGACGTGGACGAACTCCTGCAGCGCCTGGACGATCCGGCGCAACGCGACGCGGTCGCGGCCCTGCAACGCGCACGCTGGGGCAACGGCGATGGTGCCCGTGCGCGACAGGCCTTGCGCAACGCCTTCGCCAAGGGGCCGAAATGGCGCCGCGTCGCGGCGTCCGCGCCGGCGCTGTTGCCGCCGCTGTATCCGGAATAG
- a CDS encoding dicarboxylate/amino acid:cation symporter: MTDAASTTPRKQLPLHWKMLVGFLVGLALGLVVHYAVGADVAWVKAITTYVTQPAATIFLRLIFMLVIPLLFSALVIGVSEMGDVRAFGRVGWRTLVYTVVMSALAVVLGLVLVNLFKPGAGVDEAQALKLLSDNAERARGIVSDAGAQPKGLDMLLSIVPDNIVAAASSNSTILSVMFFALMLGIGLVLARNEATETLKRGIQGLFDVSMTLIGLVIRLAPYAVAALMFNMTVVFGWDLLGKLASYVGVVVLALALHLFVTYSIALKLIGGWSPLKFFRGAQEAMLLAFSTASSNATLPTSLRIADELGLPKRISRFVLTVGATANQNGTALFEGVTVIFLAQFFGVDLSLTQQVTVMFVCILGGIGTAGVPSGSLPVVALICAMVGVKPEGIGLILGVNHFLDMCRTTLNVTGDLAIAAMVSKGETDAPDAETAPSAA, from the coding sequence ATGACCGACGCTGCCTCCACGACCCCGCGAAAGCAGCTGCCGCTGCACTGGAAGATGCTGGTCGGCTTCCTCGTCGGCCTCGCGCTCGGGTTGGTCGTGCACTACGCGGTCGGCGCGGACGTGGCCTGGGTCAAGGCGATCACCACCTACGTGACCCAGCCGGCGGCGACGATCTTCCTGCGCCTGATCTTCATGCTGGTGATCCCGCTGCTGTTCTCGGCGCTGGTGATCGGCGTGTCGGAGATGGGCGACGTGCGCGCGTTCGGCCGCGTCGGCTGGCGCACGCTGGTCTACACCGTGGTGATGTCGGCGCTCGCGGTCGTGCTCGGCCTGGTGCTGGTCAACCTGTTCAAGCCCGGTGCCGGCGTCGACGAGGCGCAGGCGCTGAAGCTGCTCAGCGACAACGCCGAGCGCGCGCGCGGCATCGTCAGCGACGCCGGGGCGCAGCCCAAGGGCCTCGACATGCTGCTGTCGATCGTGCCGGACAACATCGTCGCCGCCGCCTCCAGCAACAGCACCATCCTGTCGGTGATGTTCTTCGCGCTGATGCTCGGCATCGGCCTGGTGCTCGCGCGCAACGAAGCGACCGAAACCCTCAAGCGCGGCATCCAGGGCCTGTTCGACGTGTCGATGACCCTGATAGGGCTGGTGATCCGCCTCGCGCCGTACGCGGTGGCGGCGCTGATGTTCAACATGACCGTCGTGTTCGGCTGGGACCTGCTCGGCAAGCTCGCCAGCTACGTCGGCGTGGTGGTGCTGGCGCTGGCGCTGCACCTGTTCGTCACCTATTCGATCGCGCTGAAGCTGATCGGCGGCTGGTCGCCGCTGAAGTTCTTCCGCGGCGCGCAGGAAGCGATGCTGCTGGCGTTCTCCACCGCCTCCAGCAACGCGACCCTGCCGACCTCGCTACGCATCGCCGACGAACTCGGCCTGCCCAAGCGCATCTCGCGCTTCGTGCTGACCGTCGGCGCCACCGCCAACCAGAACGGCACCGCGCTGTTCGAGGGCGTGACGGTGATCTTCCTCGCCCAGTTCTTCGGCGTGGACCTGTCGCTCACGCAGCAGGTGACGGTGATGTTCGTCTGCATCCTCGGCGGCATCGGCACCGCGGGCGTGCCCTCGGGCTCGCTGCCGGTGGTGGCGCTGATCTGCGCGATGGTGGGCGTGAAGCCCGAAGGCATCGGCCTGATCCTGGGCGTCAACCACTTCCTCGACATGTGCCGGACCACGCTGAACGTGACCGGCGACCTCGCGATCGCGGCGATGGTGTCGAAGGGCGAAACCGACGCCCCCGACGCGGAAACCGCGCCCAGCGCGGCCTGA
- the tkt gene encoding transketolase has translation MTTPARRDLANAIRFLAIDAVQAANSGHPGMPMGMADIAEVLWNDYLRHSAKNPTWFNRDRFILSNGHGSMLQYALLHLAGYDLSIEDLKKFRQLESKTPGHPENFMTPGVETTTGPLGQGFANAVGMALAEKLLAQRFNRPEFDVVDHHTWVFMGDGCLMEGISHEAASLAGTWGLNKLVAFWDDNKISIDGNTDGWFTDNTPARFEAYGWNVVRGVNGHDADEIKAAIDTALKSDKPTLVCCRTTIGFGSPGKAGKESSHGAPLGKDEIVATRAALDWPHAAFEIPAEIYNAWRSPKGAVREAEWNTLFDKYSAKHPELAAELMRRNRNELPQGFVAAADAYIAKLQADGPVVASRKASQMAIEAYAPLLPELIGGSADLAHSNLTLWKGSKSVATDDPNANYIYYGVREFAMTAISNGLGLHECFIPYDATFLVFSDYARNAVRMSALMGAHAIHVYTHDSIGLGEDGPTHQPIEHLASLRYIPGNDVWRPCDAVESAVCWKKAIERYNGPSCLIFSRQNLPHQPRNAQQIKDIERGGYVLKDSVGAPELILIATGSEVGLAMQAAEQLGDKVRVVSMPSTDVFDRQDAQYRESVLPKACRKRVAIEAGVTGFWRSYVGLDGAVVGIDSYGASAPIEQLLPHFGFTVDNVVATARSLG, from the coding sequence ATGACGACGCCTGCCCGCCGCGATCTCGCCAACGCCATCCGCTTCCTCGCCATCGACGCGGTCCAGGCCGCCAACTCCGGCCACCCCGGCATGCCCATGGGCATGGCCGACATCGCCGAAGTGCTGTGGAACGACTACCTGCGCCACAGCGCGAAGAACCCGACCTGGTTCAACCGCGACCGCTTCATCCTCAGCAACGGCCACGGCTCGATGCTGCAGTACGCGCTGCTGCACCTGGCCGGCTACGACCTGTCGATCGAGGACCTGAAGAAGTTCCGCCAGCTCGAGTCGAAGACCCCGGGCCACCCGGAGAACTTCATGACCCCGGGCGTGGAGACCACCACCGGCCCGCTCGGCCAGGGCTTCGCCAATGCCGTGGGCATGGCACTCGCCGAGAAGCTGCTGGCGCAGCGCTTCAACCGCCCCGAATTCGACGTCGTCGACCACCACACCTGGGTGTTCATGGGCGACGGCTGCCTGATGGAAGGCATCTCGCACGAGGCCGCGTCGCTGGCCGGCACCTGGGGCCTGAACAAGCTGGTCGCGTTCTGGGACGACAACAAGATCTCGATCGACGGCAACACCGACGGCTGGTTCACCGACAACACCCCGGCGCGCTTCGAGGCCTACGGCTGGAACGTGGTGCGTGGCGTCAACGGCCACGATGCCGACGAGATCAAGGCGGCGATCGACACCGCACTGAAGTCGGACAAGCCGACCCTGGTCTGCTGCCGCACCACGATCGGTTTCGGTTCGCCGGGCAAGGCGGGCAAGGAATCCAGCCACGGCGCACCGCTGGGCAAGGACGAGATCGTCGCCACGCGCGCCGCGCTGGACTGGCCGCATGCGGCGTTCGAAATCCCCGCGGAGATCTACAACGCCTGGCGCAGCCCCAAGGGCGCGGTGCGCGAGGCCGAGTGGAACACCCTGTTCGACAAGTACTCGGCCAAGCATCCGGAACTGGCGGCGGAACTCATGCGCCGCAACCGCAACGAACTGCCGCAAGGCTTCGTTGCCGCCGCCGACGCCTACATCGCCAAGCTGCAGGCCGACGGCCCGGTCGTCGCTTCGCGCAAGGCCTCGCAGATGGCGATCGAAGCCTACGCGCCGCTGCTGCCGGAACTGATCGGCGGTTCGGCCGACCTCGCGCACTCCAACCTGACCCTGTGGAAGGGCAGCAAGTCGGTGGCGACGGACGATCCGAACGCCAACTACATCTATTACGGCGTGCGCGAATTCGCGATGACCGCGATCAGCAACGGCCTCGGCCTGCACGAGTGCTTCATCCCGTACGACGCGACCTTCCTCGTGTTCAGCGACTACGCGCGCAACGCCGTGCGCATGAGCGCGCTGATGGGCGCGCACGCGATCCACGTGTACACGCACGACTCGATCGGCCTGGGCGAAGACGGCCCGACCCACCAGCCGATCGAACACCTCGCGTCGCTGCGCTACATCCCCGGCAACGACGTGTGGCGTCCGTGCGATGCGGTCGAATCGGCGGTGTGCTGGAAGAAGGCGATCGAACGCTACAACGGCCCGAGCTGCCTGATCTTCTCGCGCCAGAACCTGCCGCATCAGCCGCGCAACGCACAGCAGATCAAAGACATCGAGCGCGGCGGCTACGTGCTGAAGGATTCGGTTGGCGCGCCGGAGCTCATCCTGATCGCCACCGGTTCCGAAGTCGGCCTCGCCATGCAGGCCGCCGAACAGCTCGGCGACAAGGTGCGCGTGGTGTCGATGCCGTCGACCGACGTGTTCGACCGCCAGGACGCGCAGTACCGCGAGTCGGTGCTGCCCAAGGCCTGCCGCAAGCGCGTGGCGATCGAAGCGGGCGTCACCGGTTTCTGGCGCAGCTACGTCGGCCTCGACGGCGCCGTGGTCGGCATCGACAGCTACGGCGCCAGCGCGCCGATCGAACAGCTGCTGCCGCACTTCGGCTTCACCGTGGACAACGTGGTCGCGACGGCGCGCTCGCTGGGCTGA